GGGTCGGGCGGCCCGGAATTCGTGTTCACAGCGTTGAGTGTCAGCAGGGATGAAATTCACCCAACGCTTAATTTGAAAACCCCTGATCCGAAATGCGACCTGGATTATGTGCCGGATGTGAAAAGGTCGAAGGTTGTGCGCGCGGCAATATCGAACTCATTCGGCTTCGGCGGCCAGAATGCGTCGCTTGTGATAAAAAAGTATAATATATAACCACAGAGACACTGAGGCACGGAGGAAATACTTCTTCTCTGTGTCTCAGTGCCTCTGTGGTTTAAAGGAGACTTGATGCAGATTGACTTAACAAACAAAATCGCACTCGTTACCGGCGGCTCAAGGGGTATCGGACGGGAGACTTCCGTCCTGCTTGCAAAGGCAGGCGCGAAGGTAATTATAAACTACAACAAATCAGAGGGGAAGGCAGAGGAAGTGAAAAAAGCTGTCGCTGATTCAGGCGGTGAGGTGGATATTTTTCAGGCTGATATATCCGCCCCCGATGGGGTCAAGGGGCTTTTTGATTTTATAAGAAATAATTACGGCCGACTCGACATACTGGTAAATAACGCAGGCGTCATTCAAGACAATTTACTTCTGGCAATGGAGCTCTCCGAGTGGGACAAGGTGCTTGACACAAACCTGAGGGGCCCGTTCCTCTGCACCAAATACGCCGCGGAAATGATGATGGCGAACCATTCGGGAAAGATCATCAATATCTCATCCATCGGCGCGCTGAAAGGTGGCCGGGGGCAGACAAACTATGCCTCTGCAAAGGGCGGGCTGATCTCATTCACCCGCGCGTGCGCTGTCGAGCTGGGGGGGAAAGGGATCCAGGTCAATGCGGTTTTACCGGGGATGATTGTCACCGACATGAGCACGAGAGTGAGGAAAAGGGCCGGAGAAAAAATCCTCGAACAAATCCCTCTCAACAGATTCGGCGAACCGGGAGATGTGGCAAACCTCATCGTGTTCCTGGCCTCCGACAAAGCCGATTATATCACCGGTCAGGCAATCCCCGTAGACGGGGGCATGAGCGTTTCATAAATAGCGGTCAGCTATCAGCAATCGGGAGAAAATGAATGAAAATATATCAGGGGATAGATATTGTGGGGATCTCAAAATTCAGGAATATCGTCCTTAAGAATAAAAATTTCATGTCGGATATTTTCACCGAGAGGGAAAGGGAATATTGTCTTTCACGGAAAGACCCGCATATACATTTTGCCGGACGCTTCGCGGTAAAAGAGGCGTGCCTGAAGGCCCTCGGCATCGGCATGTCCGGCGCAGGAGTTGACCATTACTTCCAGGAAATCGAAACCGTCCCCGGCCCTTCGGGAAAGCCTGTGCTTTCATTCACCGGCTGGGTAAAGAAGATGAGCAGAAAGCGAAAGATCAACCAGCTTACCGTTTCCATTTCACATTCGGCAGATTACGCGGTGGCAAGTGTAATACTGGTTAACAGTTAGCAAGAT
The Nitrospirota bacterium genome window above contains:
- a CDS encoding 3-oxoacyl-ACP reductase FabG, translating into MDLTNKIALVTGGSRGIGRETSVLLAKAGAKVIINYNKSEGKAEEVKKAVADSGGEVDIFQADISAPDGVKGLFDFIRNNYGRLDILVNNAGVIQDNLLLAMELSEWDKVLDTNLRGPFLCTKYAAEMMMANHSGKIINISSIGALKGGRGQTNYASAKGGLISFTRACAVELGGKGIQVNAVLPGMIVTDMSTRVRKRAGEKILEQIPLNRFGEPGDVANLIVFLASDKADYITGQAIPVDGGMSVS
- the acpS gene encoding holo-ACP synthase; its protein translation is MKIYQGIDIVGISKFRNIVLKNKNFMSDIFTEREREYCLSRKDPHIHFAGRFAVKEACLKALGIGMSGAGVDHYFQEIETVPGPSGKPVLSFTGWVKKMSRKRKINQLTVSISHSADYAVASVILVNS